The following are from one region of the Cyclopterus lumpus isolate fCycLum1 chromosome 21, fCycLum1.pri, whole genome shotgun sequence genome:
- the dbi gene encoding acyl-CoA-binding protein isoform X2, which yields MTDLQAKFDDAAAEVKQLKAKPADEEMLQVYAMFKQATVGDVNTGRPGMFDFTGKAKWDAWETQKGASCQLGLAFLPRLNG from the exons ATGACTGATCTCCAG GCTAAATTTGATGATGCAGCAGCTGAGGTGAAGCAGCTGAAGGCAAAGCCGGCAGATGAAGAAATGCTTCAGGTCTACGCCATGTTCAAGCAGGCCACTGTGGGTGACGTCAAcacag GTCGCCCAGGGATGTTTGATTTCACTGGTAAAGCTAAATGGGATGCCTGGGAGACCCAAAAAG GGGCAAGCTGTCAGCTAGGCTTGGCCTTCCTGCCCAGGCTGAATGGTTAA
- the dbi gene encoding acyl-CoA-binding protein isoform X1: protein MTDLQAKFDDAAAEVKQLKAKPADEEMLQVYAMFKQATVGDVNTGRPGMFDFTGKAKWDAWETQKGKSKEDAMNEYINLVKQLKEKYGM from the exons ATGACTGATCTCCAG GCTAAATTTGATGATGCAGCAGCTGAGGTGAAGCAGCTGAAGGCAAAGCCGGCAGATGAAGAAATGCTTCAGGTCTACGCCATGTTCAAGCAGGCCACTGTGGGTGACGTCAAcacag GTCGCCCAGGGATGTTTGATTTCACTGGTAAAGCTAAATGGGATGCCTGGGAGACCCAAAAAG GCAAGAGCAAAGAGGATGCCATGAACGAGTACATCAACCTGGTGAAGCAGTTGAAAGAGAAGTATGGGATGTAA
- the LOC117750468 gene encoding complement C1q-like protein 2: MVLALIIAIPLLVQTSKSDAHYEMMGTCRMICEPYPPNPSATALGVMPDLSALPSPSFVHDTKGEPGRPGKPGPRGPPSEPGPPGPRGPPGKKGDTGKSSVVGSPRTETGGDFGGAKIAFYVGLKTPHEGYEVLRFDDVVTNLGNHYDPTTGKFTCQVSGIYYFTYQVLMRGGDGTSMWADLCQNGQVRASAIAQDADQNYDYATNSVVLQLDSGDDIYVKLDYGKAHGGNNNKYSTLCGFLLYRD, encoded by the exons ATGGTTTTGGCACTCATCATCGCGATTCCCCTGCTGGTCCAAACTTCTAAGTCCGATGCGCACTACGAGATGATGGGCACCTGTCGAATGATCTGTGAGCCGTACCCCCCCAATCCGAGCGCTACGGCTCTGGGGGTCATGCCAGACCTGAGCGCGTTGCCGTCTCCGAGCTTTGTTCACGACACTAAGGGCGAGCCGGGTCGACCGGGGAAACCCGGTCCGAGAGGGCCGCCAAGCGAACCGGGGCCACCAGGTCCGAGAGGACCACCGGGGAAAAAAGGAGATACTGGAAAGAGTAGCGTAGTGGGATCACCGCGGACCGAGACCGGTGGAGATTTCGGCGGGGCAAAGATAGCGTTTTATGTGGGTCTGAAAACCCCTCACGAGGGATACGAAGTATTGCGCTTCGACGATGTTGTCACGAACCTGGGGAACCACTACGACCCGACAACCGGCAAGTTCACGTGCCAAGTGTCCGGGATCTATTACTTCACCTATCAGGTGCTGATGCGCGGTGGAGACGGGACGAGCATGTGGGCAGACTTGTGCCAAAACGGGCAG GTCCGAGCCAGCGCCATAGCGCAGGACGCAGACCAGAATTACGACTACGCCACCAACAGCGTGGTCCTGCAGCTGGACTCCGGGGACGACATTTATGTCAAACTGGATTACGGCAAGGCGCACGGCGGTAACAACAACAAGTACAGCACGTTGTGCGGCTTCCTTCTGTACCGGGACTAG